In Coleofasciculus chthonoplastes PCC 7420, the following proteins share a genomic window:
- a CDS encoding Dps family protein — translation MQTADKSAPVNIGISEQDRKEIAEGLSRLLADTYTLYLKTHYFHWNVTGPMFHSLHNMFETEYTELAVAVDDIAERIRTIGYPAPGSYSEFAELSSIPETRGVPEATEMVRLLVEANEAVVRTAREAFPAAERANDESSVDLLTERMRTHEKTAWMLRSMLK, via the coding sequence ATGCAAACTGCTGATAAATCTGCGCCCGTCAATATTGGTATTTCAGAACAAGACCGCAAAGAGATTGCCGAAGGATTGTCTCGCCTGCTAGCAGACACCTATACTCTTTATCTCAAGACACACTACTTTCACTGGAACGTAACCGGACCAATGTTCCATTCGCTGCATAATATGTTTGAGACAGAGTACACTGAATTAGCGGTAGCGGTGGATGATATTGCTGAACGGATTCGTACCATTGGCTATCCAGCGCCTGGTAGTTATAGCGAATTTGCCGAACTCTCTTCGATTCCAGAAACCCGTGGGGTTCCAGAAGCCACAGAAATGGTACGTTTACTGGTAGAAGCGAATGAAGCGGTGGTGAGAACGGCGCGGGAGGCGTTTCCGGCGGCTGAACGGGCAAATGATGAGTCTTCCGTTGACTTGTTAACTGAACGGATGCGGACTCATGAGAAAACCGCTTGGATGCTGCGGAGTATGCTGAAATAA
- a CDS encoding caspase family protein, which translates to MTSMKRRQFIQFTTSALATIGLNQLDLQRQSLRYGKVLAQSTPRKLALLVGINQYPTNSDRFTSLSGCVNDVRLQEQLLIHRFGFQPDDIKTITDTEATRDRILTAFETHLIQQAKPGDVVVFHFSGHGSQVFDPNPIDPSYPLNSSLVPADEHWQAEDGIVNEITGHTLFLLMFALKQKTDNVTVVLDSCHSGGGTRGNVKIRAIPGGMDFRISPEEVEYQQQWLKRLNLSREDFIKSYQQGVATGAVIASAQREQIAADYPFSGFYAGAFTYLLTQTLWQNNHDVESAIAGIERDMRFLSTQIPLVEVPPNSRHHREPIYFTEPKTLPAEGVVTSVENNRVQVWLGGISQESLEAISEGSIFTPPFRSRGATPKVELISRNGLIAEAQVEGNVQPGELLQEFARTIPRDWKLHIGLDPSLSQETETAKTELESLKRIQAILPQPGTFPYPVDVHYILSRMTDEYQQQLSSATPEKMPPVDSLGLFSPTLDVIPDSFGISGETLTQGIERLQGKLKSLLAARIMRMTLNAESSRLNLEVTMGLENRPEIVAQAFTPRGCRQDDSQCPPLGSRGESGQLLSHQLSVGDAFQFKVTNREEKDLHLGIMLVDPTAGITVLFPNELQENSRQDPDNATRIKPNQTLLIPNPDKDEFVFIAEEAGLGEVLIVASDQPFTKALLKLRSLARGKKGIISTRGEDSLEIINDLVDDVSRGAQVGVRRRIRTSQMAALSITFNVV; encoded by the coding sequence ATGACATCTATGAAGCGTCGTCAGTTTATCCAATTTACTACCTCGGCTTTAGCAACCATCGGTTTAAACCAACTGGATTTACAGCGCCAATCCTTACGTTATGGCAAAGTCTTAGCCCAAAGCACTCCCCGCAAACTCGCCCTGTTAGTGGGGATTAACCAGTATCCCACCAATAGCGATCGCTTTACCAGCCTCTCTGGATGTGTCAATGATGTCCGCTTACAGGAACAACTCCTAATTCATCGCTTCGGGTTCCAGCCAGATGACATCAAGACAATTACGGATACCGAGGCGACTCGCGATCGCATTTTAACCGCCTTTGAAACCCATTTAATTCAGCAAGCCAAACCCGGAGATGTGGTGGTGTTTCATTTCTCTGGACATGGTTCACAAGTCTTTGATCCCAATCCCATTGATCCGAGTTATCCCCTGAATAGTTCCCTTGTTCCGGCGGATGAACATTGGCAAGCCGAGGACGGTATTGTCAATGAAATTACCGGACATACCCTATTTTTACTCATGTTCGCCCTGAAGCAGAAAACCGACAACGTTACCGTGGTGCTGGATAGTTGTCATTCTGGGGGCGGAACCCGGGGAAATGTGAAAATCCGGGCGATTCCTGGGGGGATGGATTTTCGGATTAGTCCCGAAGAAGTCGAGTATCAACAACAATGGCTAAAACGGCTGAATCTATCCCGTGAGGACTTTATCAAATCCTATCAGCAAGGCGTCGCCACTGGCGCGGTGATTGCCTCAGCCCAACGGGAACAAATCGCGGCGGACTATCCCTTTTCTGGGTTTTATGCCGGAGCCTTTACCTATCTACTCACCCAAACATTATGGCAGAATAACCATGATGTGGAAAGTGCGATCGCGGGGATTGAACGGGATATGCGATTCCTGTCTACCCAAATCCCCTTGGTAGAGGTTCCGCCGAATAGTCGCCATCACCGAGAACCGATTTATTTCACAGAACCCAAAACTCTCCCCGCTGAAGGTGTGGTGACAAGCGTTGAAAATAATCGGGTACAAGTTTGGTTAGGGGGTATTTCCCAAGAGAGTTTAGAAGCGATTTCTGAAGGGTCTATTTTTACCCCCCCATTCCGCAGTCGTGGCGCAACGCCCAAAGTTGAATTAATCTCACGCAACGGGTTAATTGCTGAAGCCCAAGTCGAAGGAAACGTCCAACCGGGAGAATTATTACAGGAATTTGCCCGCACGATTCCCAGGGATTGGAAACTCCATATTGGACTTGATCCGTCGTTAAGTCAGGAGACAGAAACGGCAAAAACTGAACTGGAATCCCTAAAACGGATTCAAGCTATTCTTCCCCAACCGGGAACATTTCCCTATCCGGTGGATGTGCATTATATTCTCAGTCGGATGACTGATGAGTATCAGCAGCAATTGTCATCAGCAACACCGGAAAAAATGCCACCTGTGGATAGTTTAGGCTTATTTTCTCCTACTTTAGACGTGATTCCCGATTCCTTTGGCATATCGGGAGAAACGTTGACACAAGGAATTGAACGGTTACAGGGTAAACTTAAATCCCTATTAGCGGCGCGAATTATGCGAATGACGCTGAATGCTGAATCCTCACGACTGAATTTAGAGGTAACAATGGGTTTAGAAAATCGTCCCGAAATTGTTGCCCAAGCCTTTACACCACGGGGGTGTCGTCAAGATGACAGTCAATGTCCACCGTTAGGGAGTCGAGGGGAATCTGGGCAACTCTTGAGTCATCAATTATCTGTGGGAGATGCGTTTCAGTTTAAAGTTACGAATCGGGAAGAGAAGGATTTACATTTGGGAATTATGCTGGTTGATCCAACCGCTGGAATTACCGTGTTATTTCCCAATGAATTGCAGGAAAACTCACGGCAAGATCCGGATAATGCCACCCGGATTAAACCGAATCAAACCCTGTTAATTCCGAATCCGGATAAAGATGAATTTGTCTTTATTGCAGAAGAGGCGGGGTTGGGTGAAGTCTTAATTGTCGCCAGTGATCAACCCTTTACCAAAGCCTTACTCAAACTGCGTAGCCTTGCCAGAGGGAAAAAGGGGATAATTTCGACGCGGGGAGAAGACTCATTGGAGATAATTAATGATTTAGTTGATGATGTTAGTCGAGGCGCCCAAGTGGGAGTGAGGCGGCGGATTCGCACCTCACAAATGGCAGCGCTTTCGATTACGTTTAACGTGGTTTAA
- a CDS encoding ChaN family lipoprotein, whose translation MSHLLTQANSQPVEMQFEASPETIIQELVKADVVYLGEIHSNPDDHKAQLDILQALYQENPKIVLAMEMFQHPYQDILDQYLAGHLTETQLIEQTEYEQRWGFPWDYYAPLLQFAQTHQLPVLALNTPTEISRKVARNGLESLTSDELQQIPPLDEIRTDNADYRQMVEAVYNQHQQAGHGNSDRFERFFTVQVLWDETMADGIANFLSANPDYQVVVIAGRGHIVYGYGIPSRVARRLSYRPLIQRSVLFGIPEAVEENGAIADFFWQPR comes from the coding sequence ATGTCTCATCTGCTGACACAGGCAAATAGTCAACCTGTCGAGATGCAGTTTGAAGCATCTCCAGAAACGATTATTCAGGAATTGGTTAAAGCCGATGTCGTTTATCTAGGGGAAATTCATAGTAATCCTGATGACCATAAAGCCCAACTCGACATTCTGCAAGCCCTTTACCAAGAAAATCCCAAAATTGTCCTGGCGATGGAAATGTTTCAGCATCCCTATCAGGATATTCTGGATCAATATTTAGCTGGACACCTGACAGAAACTCAATTAATTGAGCAAACAGAGTATGAACAACGCTGGGGATTTCCCTGGGATTATTATGCCCCCCTATTACAGTTCGCTCAAACCCATCAACTGCCTGTTTTAGCCTTAAATACCCCCACGGAAATTAGCCGCAAAGTTGCCCGGAATGGCTTAGAAAGTCTCACGAGTGACGAACTTCAACAGATTCCCCCTCTGGACGAAATTCGCACCGATAATGCTGACTATCGGCAAATGGTTGAAGCGGTTTATAATCAGCATCAACAGGCAGGTCATGGTAATAGCGATCGCTTTGAGCGATTTTTCACGGTTCAGGTGTTATGGGATGAAACCATGGCAGACGGAATTGCTAATTTTCTCTCCGCTAATCCAGATTATCAAGTCGTAGTGATTGCGGGTAGGGGTCATATTGTCTATGGCTATGGTATACCCAGCCGAGTTGCCCGTCGCCTGAGTTATCGTCCCTTAATTCAGCGTTCGGTACTGTTCGGTATACCAGAAGCGGTAGAAGAAAATGGCGCGATCGCAGATTTCTTTTGGCAACCTCGCTAA